The following is a genomic window from Candidatus Acidiferrales bacterium.
GTGCTGGCCGATGCTGAGCAGGCGCTCAAGGAAACGCGCCGGCGCATGCTCGAGCTGGCTGAGCCGCTCCACAAAGAATGGTTCCCTGACTTTCCGGCGGGAGAGGCTAGGGCGGGGAGCGAGCCCCGATTCGATCGGGGCGAGCGCGAGAATGCGATCATCCGCGCTGTGCTGGATAAGATCGCTCAAGAACATTCGGCTCCCGACCAGTTCAAACCCCAGGCCATGCGCGACCTCGCCGAGGTCAAGGAGTTTGTGCGCGCGAAAAATCTCGTCGCCCTCCCAGCCAGGGACAACCTTCAGGTGATTGATACTCCGGAATTCATGCGCGGGATTTACGGCGTGGCCGGGTTCAATTCGGCGCCCGCACTCGAGCCGGAACTCGGCGCGTTCTATTGGATCACTCCGGTTCCGCCGGCCTGGACGAAGGAAAAGGTCGAATCGAAGCTGCGCGAATACAACATTTACAAGATGAAAGACATCACGATCCACGAGGCGGTGCCCGGCCACTACGTGCAACTGGAGACGGCCAACCGCATCAAGCCTGTCCTGCGCCGGCTCATCCGCACCGTGCTCGGCAACGGCTCTTATGTCGAGGGCTGGGCGGTCTATACCGAAAAACTTTTCGTCGAAAACGGCTACCACGGCGTCAAGTTCGAGCTGACCTACTTGAAGGGCGAGCTGCGCATGTTTGCCAACGCCATCCTTGACGTGCGGCTCCACACCATGAACATGACCGATCAGGAGGCGCTCGACCTGATGATCAAAGACACGTTTCAGGAGCGCGCGGAAGCCGAGGGGAAATTGCAGCGAGCCCAGTTGAGTTCTTGCCAGTTGCCCACTTACTTTGTCGGCTGGCGCGAATGGCTCAAGCTGCGGGATGAGTATCGCAAGGCCGCCGGAGCGAAATTCAGCCTGCTCGCCTTCCACGACGCGGCGCTCGCCGAAGGCGCCCTGCCCATGCCCATTCTTAAAAAAGTCTTGCTGACAAAACTCGAAAAAACCAGAAGCTCGGCGTCGGCCACGCAGTAGCTATTTCTCTGCAAAACCTCTGTGATCTCCGTGCCCTCTGTGGTTCATCTCTTGGTGTCCATTTTCACCGCAGAGGCGCAGAGTACACAGAGGAGCACACAGCTAATCGGCAAGGGGCATTTCCTCGGGAACTCGGTTCGTTTTTTGCCACTCGACTCTTTCGCTTCCTGGAAACTTGTTCTAATATCGTGGCTCGTTACCCCGCCGCGGCTCGGCGGGGTGACCGTCCCCGAGCTTCCCATGCTTTACAAGACGCTCAGCGCCGCAGTCTTCGGCATAGATGCCTACGTGGTCGAGGTTGAGGTGGACCTCGCCCCGGGAGGCTTCGGCGGGAGCTACATCGTTGTCGGGCTGCCGGATAATGCGGTCAAGGAAAGCCGCGAGCGGATCAAGGCTGCCATCAAGAACTGCGGATTTGATTTTCCCACGCAAAACCTGACGATCAACCTGGCCCCGGCCGACACCAAAAAAGAAGGTTCGGGCTTCGATCTGCCTATGGCGATGGGGATTCTCGGCA
Proteins encoded in this region:
- a CDS encoding DUF885 domain-containing protein, with amino-acid sequence MKLFFLFFLLIGLLAADLPAAAASGDTVERFHKIASDFLYGALALSPASATQVGYHKHTDPATGKVLLLDEMLDDLSPAGIEAQRTFYETAKKKLARLDRRRLPLEDRADYDLIADQIELALAELNTFQSYRHMPQAYAELAGNAIFTPLVLEYAPLETRLGHVLARLERLPGLYAQAKQNLVDTCDVYTRVAVEENNGNVGLVKEFVKSLVPRGSPLEARYDAVAPKALEAIEDYSAWVKNELSKRSTGSFRLGKQKYDLKFRYVMGVKTTPEAVLADAEQALKETRRRMLELAEPLHKEWFPDFPAGEARAGSEPRFDRGERENAIIRAVLDKIAQEHSAPDQFKPQAMRDLAEVKEFVRAKNLVALPARDNLQVIDTPEFMRGIYGVAGFNSAPALEPELGAFYWITPVPPAWTKEKVESKLREYNIYKMKDITIHEAVPGHYVQLETANRIKPVLRRLIRTVLGNGSYVEGWAVYTEKLFVENGYHGVKFELTYLKGELRMFANAILDVRLHTMNMTDQEALDLMIKDTFQERAEAEGKLQRAQLSSCQLPTYFVGWREWLKLRDEYRKAAGAKFSLLAFHDAALAEGALPMPILKKVLLTKLEKTRSSASATQ